ataaaagatttccttttttagaaattttgtaaaacatgagaattgatatgagcatgacacttgtcaaaattgcccaaaaactcattttgctttattattatgtatgatatatattataataaccaTGCAAAACATATGTCTAGATTAATGTATTACATAACCAAAAGGTGATACTGAAACATTCAATACGCCTAAACGACCATAAGTTATGTATTCATTACAACACTAGTAAAGTCAAAATACATAAGCATAGATAGCTACAAAACAAAAGATCCACAACGAAAGCATCATGAAACATCTATCACGTCCATCATCATACCGCTTTACCTTTTCCCTTATCCTGAGAAGAAGCAcctacaaaataataattggaatgggatgagatacTAATCTCAGTGGGTTTCCCTACCTTAGGGTCCACTCAACTCTACAAGGTTCTAAGCCAAAAGTTATGAAGAGAATTCTATTTTCATCCGATTCTGAAGTACCTTTACTTCAAACTTGCAAAGAAATTCTTATCTCAATTTTAAGTTAAGTAGTTAGTAtggactatagagaaccatgggaTCGACATTGAATCAATATTATGATCCAACTCCTCCAATTTCCTGGGCCCGAGTCTCACATAGACATTCACCCGAATGGAAACGgcaaaaggagaaggtgaggtacacatcctcgggagttcatccccgaagaatagctcctgaactatggagccgacccattcccgagaccaaagcccgagaatgcctgcaatatatgtaacacaggggcatccttggaatttcttcacaagaagtagccaagatatatgtaacgtgcctactcgcagttactgtcCTTTTGTCTGTCCTCTAACCCCTCGCCCATAAACACCACACCATTAATCAAAAGGAAATTAGGAAGTATCCACCATGGGAAAAAGGGAAAAGCTGGCCAACTTCCTCTCATTACTCTTGCTTATGCATCTAAAAGTTCATTTACCAAGTTTGTATTTCATTAAATAAGATAcatagacacacacacacatggattttattaataattaagagTTTTATATAGATGTGGAAGTTTAGGAATCTCATAGCCCTTTCCaatagctttccaatgcctccgacggcgCCTAATTCCGAGTTACTGAACTCTAGTTATGGTCAAAACAATAAAAGGGAAATTTACTGTCacgtgcaatcgatttacactatggtgcaatcgattgctcgctgaaccagaagtgaaaatcccaaattttaaacagtgcaatcgatttacattatagtgcaatcgattgcttactgaaccagaagcaaaatTCACATATTTTGAGCagagcaatcgatttacactgtaATGTAATCGATTGCATACTGAACCAGAGCCAAAAATACCATTTTTCCTGCATTATATCAGTTCCAAAACATTTCTTCTCAAACCAAACAGACCCACACATGGTAGAGACATACTTAACACAATTTCACGATTACACACATAAGGATTCAACATGCATGTTCATGTAATCAATGATCAAGTAAATTCATGCTTCACACTAACATACaacataaaatcatcaattcaaaTAAGAGCATCCAATCAATTATCAAAAACCCCAACCCTTATTCATGTGAATCCTAACCCTCTACCCAAGAATCTACCTAGAAACCCACCTTAAAAAGAAGTAGTTGAAGGATGGAAGCTGGTTTGATGCTaagaatgatggtgatgatgcatGCAAGGGACTTTGGAAATCCTCCTCCTctcttttcctcctcttgtctGCCTCTCCCTTCTTCCCTCCACTTGCTCTTGTTTTTTTACAGAATTTGTTCTAATTGTGGGAAGGAAAAATGGGAAAAGAAAGAATGAGTTAGAGTGTACAATAGGTCTATATAGTCCACAAGTGAAAAGACTAATCTGCCCTCCACTTAAACTTCATTCCAATCATCCTCATCTAATTAATAATCATCATAATCATGCctaattactaatattattataattagtgGTGATTAGTAGTTAGGGattttacattctcccccccttagaATAAATTCGTCCGCGAATTTAAAACTTACCAGCACAAGTGAGGGTACGAAGCCCGCATCTCGGATTCTAACTCCCAAGTAGCCTCGTCCAGACTTGAATTCTCCCAATGAACTTTCACCATTGGTATCTCTTTACTTCGCAACTTCTTACTTGAATATTCCAATATACGATTTGGACGAGGTTGGAAAGAAAGATCCGCTTCTACTTCAACTGTATCAGGAAGGATTGGATGGAAAGGGTCGGGAATAAACTTCCTAAGctgagatacatggaatacatcatggaGATCGGAAAGAGATGGTGGCAAGGCTAATCGGTAAGCCACCTCTCCTATCCGTTCGATGATTTGGTAAGGTCCCACAAATCTCGTACTTAGTTTCCTTGACTTAAATGGGGTCTTCAGGTTCAGCCGAGGGGTAACCTTCAAAAGCACATGGTCACCCTCGTCGAACTCTAAAGGTCTCCGTCGTGAATCAACATAACTTTTCTGACGGTCTTGTGCCTTCTTCAACTTATCACATATCATCTTCACTTTTCCGTAGTTTCCTGGATAATCTCCGGTCCAAAAATACTCTTCTCACCAGCATCTAACCAACAAAGAAGTGTCCTGCATCTCCTCCCATACAAGGCTTCATATGGTGCCATTCCGATACTTGCATGATGGGTATTGTTATAAACAAATTCAATCAAAGGTAGCTGATCTTTCCAATTTCTTCCGCTTTCCAAaacacaagctcttaacatatcttccaaggtCTGAattgttgttataccccaaaatttgcccgcatcttttttcaagaaaactccaatctgaaaattaagagtctcatataatcatggatttttatttcaacaaatatcctgacatatgaaatacttagtttttagaatttttcttatacagtaatttggcttgcagttgaatttattcttacgcaaacgccaaatactgtttattacttcacacatgctatttatttatttacagataaatagtactgacacaattggtacagagttaaatctttttgcaggcgcagaatcaggaaactcagactgtactggtaacagtcagtcgacagtcaaactactggcagtacaattctcagtgttttgtatcatcaatcaaatcaatctttcacaattcaaaattccaagatttttgttctagaagtcttctgaatatcacgcgattagcagagactcaacactgcacaaaaatcaggtacgcttaactgtctcctacacaaacagtccctgactagggttttcttgtttttacaggagaaacaagcttttgagacctcaaatggatttcatgcacatccatatatctcaaagtaccatcatacaaattttcaaacttcaattcactcagacgcaccgtcagcagctcaaacagtcaacagacgacccgtttgaccaaaaagtcaacagacagtcaaaaatgaaattttttgtcaaagtccatattttgtcaaaggattcatcatttgatcattggatgatcataattcatcaaggaaagatcaaaaatcaacaaaaccctaagattcaaaattagggtttttgcctgaaaagtcaactcaactttgactggtcataactctctcatccttcatccaaaaaattcaaaccaaagctcattttgaagtaaattcaattatctttcaaatgcaattgatcccatggtcattgcattcaccatttgaaaaatatgaccaaagacattacaggtcatttttaaagtcaacaaaaagacactttttgcaaaaggacacacaaggagcatcaaaaatcattttgacatgagaccaaagacattggttagaggactctttgaggtttccaaaaagtgcaagatctccttcatatgacaaaaattgagggatttacaccttgttgaagttggctaaattttgggaaaatgcataaaaccaacattgctcaaaaatgtgttttttccaaatggggccaagttttcatggttcaaacatctttgccatgatattatgggccttccacgaccaagactaagcccataccatttttattcattttttgcttaattttatcttattttaagattaaattaaaaggaaaaatgaatggataatgggtagcttacaatctaagcatgagtcacccaaggaatctctgattttctgcagagaattgaagcacaaggcaagagaagtaaaggagagcaagacttggtcaaatattcaaggattttt
The Vicia villosa cultivar HV-30 ecotype Madison, WI linkage group LG6, Vvil1.0, whole genome shotgun sequence genome window above contains:
- the LOC131613682 gene encoding uncharacterized protein LOC131613682 yields the protein MICDKLKKAQDRQKSYVDSRRRPLEFDEGDHVLLKVTPRLNLKTPFKSRKLSTRFVGPYQIIERIGEVAYRLALPPSLSDLHDVFHVSQLRKFIPDPFHPILPDTVEVEADLSFQPRPNRILEYSSKKLRSKEIPMVKVHWENSSLDEATWELESEMRASYPHLCW